From the Ruminiclostridium josui JCM 17888 genome, one window contains:
- the alaS gene encoding alanine--tRNA ligase: protein MQKLGLNELRERYLKFFESKGHLRLPSASLVPRNDPSLLLINSGMAPLKPFFTGQEEPPRKRVTTCQKCIRTPDIENVGKTARHGTYFEMLGNFSFGDYFKNEAIPWAWEFVTEDLKMPVDRLWVTIYEDDDEAFDIWHKVVGLPAERIVRMGKKDNFWEHGTGPCGPCSEIYFDRGPEKGCGSPDCKVGCECDRYVEFWNNVFTQFNRDEQGNYTRLAHPNIDTGMGLERLACISQDVDNLFEVDTVWNILDYICKTAGVEYKKSEKTDISIRVVTDHIRSTTMMVCDGVLPSNEGRGYVLRRLLRRAARHGRLLGINKPFLYDVAMVVINESKEAYPELAEKAEYIKKVIKIEEERFEATVDQGIVILNEFIDEIKAKKQEVIPGEMVFKLHDTYGFPLDLTREIAEENGLGIDEDGFKKEMDAQRKKARDAHNSKDTSAWSDSVFDKLDKSQKTTFLGYEQTECQSKILYLVKDGDIVDNAQEGDEITVILDKTPFYAEMGGQVGDSGVLSNQNGLIRISNCTKTADGKFLHTGVVETGLVETGSTVTASIDEKRRIAINRNHTVTHLLHKALRAVLGDHVHQAGSLVEPNKLRFDFSHFSAMTSEELKKVEDMTNEAILSSMEVDIREMPIDEAKKLGAMALFGEKYGDTVRVVKVEDYSIELCGGTHLKNTSQAGLVKILGESGVAAGVRRLEALTGEAAIRYYRERENLLNEVAQALKATPQDSIKKVESLGQELKNAEKEIEQLRNKLVSGEAESVLANAVEVKGIKVVTARFDTMDMEGLRNTGDMLKSKLGSGVVVLGSGYGDKVSFVVTATKDVVAKGIHSGNIIKEVAKTAGGGGGGRPDMAQAGGKDLSKIDEALKIAVSIVETQIK from the coding sequence ATGCAAAAACTAGGATTGAATGAATTAAGAGAACGTTATCTAAAGTTTTTTGAAAGTAAAGGACATTTAAGGCTTCCCAGTGCATCTTTAGTTCCTAGAAATGACCCTAGCCTCTTGCTTATTAACTCAGGAATGGCACCGTTGAAACCATTTTTTACAGGACAAGAAGAGCCTCCTAGAAAAAGAGTAACAACTTGTCAAAAGTGCATAAGAACACCTGATATAGAAAATGTAGGAAAAACAGCCCGCCATGGTACTTATTTCGAAATGCTGGGTAATTTTTCATTTGGAGATTACTTTAAAAACGAAGCTATTCCATGGGCATGGGAATTTGTAACTGAAGACCTTAAAATGCCTGTTGACAGGTTATGGGTAACAATTTATGAGGACGATGACGAAGCTTTTGATATATGGCATAAGGTTGTAGGTTTGCCTGCTGAGAGAATTGTTCGAATGGGCAAAAAGGACAACTTTTGGGAGCATGGTACAGGCCCTTGCGGTCCTTGTTCGGAAATATACTTTGACAGAGGGCCTGAAAAAGGCTGTGGAAGCCCTGACTGCAAGGTAGGTTGTGAATGTGACCGTTACGTAGAATTCTGGAACAACGTTTTTACACAGTTTAACAGAGATGAACAAGGTAACTATACAAGACTTGCTCATCCTAATATTGATACTGGAATGGGCCTTGAAAGACTTGCATGTATTTCACAGGATGTTGACAACCTCTTTGAGGTGGATACTGTGTGGAATATACTGGATTATATATGTAAAACAGCAGGAGTTGAATATAAAAAGTCTGAGAAAACAGATATATCCATACGTGTAGTCACAGACCACATTAGAAGTACAACAATGATGGTTTGTGATGGAGTTTTGCCGTCCAATGAAGGCAGAGGCTATGTTTTAAGAAGGCTATTGAGAAGAGCTGCAAGACATGGCAGACTTTTAGGAATAAACAAGCCCTTCCTTTATGATGTAGCTATGGTTGTAATAAATGAGTCTAAGGAAGCTTATCCTGAGCTTGCTGAAAAGGCTGAGTATATTAAAAAGGTTATAAAAATAGAGGAAGAAAGATTTGAAGCAACTGTTGATCAGGGAATAGTTATTCTCAATGAATTCATAGATGAAATAAAAGCAAAAAAGCAGGAAGTAATACCAGGTGAAATGGTATTCAAACTCCATGATACCTATGGATTCCCACTTGATTTGACCAGGGAAATTGCAGAAGAAAACGGTCTGGGGATAGACGAAGACGGTTTCAAAAAGGAAATGGATGCTCAGAGGAAGAAAGCAAGAGATGCTCATAACAGCAAAGACACATCAGCGTGGTCTGACAGTGTTTTTGACAAACTGGATAAAAGTCAAAAAACAACTTTCCTTGGGTACGAGCAAACAGAATGTCAGTCAAAAATACTGTACCTTGTAAAAGATGGGGATATCGTTGATAACGCCCAAGAAGGTGACGAAATAACAGTTATTCTTGACAAGACTCCTTTTTACGCTGAAATGGGTGGTCAGGTAGGTGATTCGGGAGTTCTGAGCAACCAAAATGGCCTTATAAGAATTTCAAATTGTACAAAAACTGCTGATGGAAAATTCCTTCATACGGGAGTCGTTGAAACCGGTCTTGTGGAAACAGGTAGTACGGTTACTGCTTCAATAGATGAGAAAAGAAGAATTGCCATAAACAGAAATCATACGGTTACTCATTTACTGCACAAAGCACTGAGAGCTGTATTGGGAGATCATGTTCATCAGGCTGGTTCTCTTGTAGAACCCAATAAACTGAGATTCGACTTTAGCCATTTTTCAGCAATGACTTCTGAAGAACTAAAAAAGGTTGAGGATATGACAAATGAAGCTATTCTCAGCAGTATGGAAGTTGATATAAGGGAAATGCCTATTGATGAAGCTAAAAAACTTGGCGCAATGGCTTTATTTGGCGAGAAATACGGAGATACTGTAAGAGTTGTAAAGGTAGAGGATTACAGCATTGAATTGTGCGGAGGTACTCATCTGAAAAATACTTCTCAGGCGGGTCTTGTTAAAATTCTCGGTGAAAGCGGCGTAGCGGCTGGTGTAAGGAGATTGGAAGCTCTTACAGGAGAAGCTGCAATAAGATATTACAGAGAGAGAGAGAACTTGCTAAACGAAGTTGCACAGGCATTAAAAGCAACTCCTCAGGACAGTATTAAAAAAGTAGAAAGCCTTGGACAGGAACTTAAAAATGCTGAAAAGGAAATAGAACAGCTTCGTAACAAACTGGTAAGCGGTGAAGCAGAAAGTGTACTTGCCAATGCCGTTGAAGTAAAAGGTATAAAAGTGGTTACAGCACGATTTGACACTATGGATATGGAAGGCCTTAGAAATACTGGAGATATGTTAAAAAGCAAACTTGGTTCAGGTGTGGTAGTTCTTGGGTCAGGTTATGGAGATAAGGTAAGCTTTGTTGTAACCGCTACAAAGGATGTTGTGGCCAAGGGAATACATTCAGGAAATATTATAAAGGAAGTTGCAAAAACTGCCGGAGGTGGCGGTGGAGGACGTCCAGATATGGCACAGGCAGGTGGTAAGGACTTGTCTAAAATAGATGAAGCATTGAAGATTGCTGTTTCTATTGTGGAAACACAAATTAAATAA
- a CDS encoding HAD family hydrolase, with protein MEYKAILFDLDGTLINSLEDLADSANEVLNKYGFKTHPTDSYKKFVGNGVRNLIKNAAPSGTDDSVVDMILQDYRIIYNKNYVNKTRAYDGIHEMLDNLKKAGVKMGVCSNKPHKPTNEIVEKLFGCEYFDVVFGERDGIPRKPDPASLTEAAESLGVAPSKTIYVGDSGGDMESANRAGMLAAGVLWGFREQEELIACGGKILLSSPTELVDFITGTNKD; from the coding sequence ATGGAATACAAAGCTATATTGTTTGATTTGGACGGAACACTTATAAACTCACTGGAAGATTTGGCTGACAGTGCCAATGAGGTCTTAAATAAATACGGATTCAAAACTCACCCCACGGATTCATATAAAAAGTTTGTAGGAAACGGAGTACGGAACCTGATAAAAAACGCTGCACCCAGCGGAACAGATGATAGCGTCGTTGATATGATACTCCAGGATTATCGTATAATATACAACAAAAATTATGTAAATAAAACAAGAGCTTATGATGGAATACATGAGATGTTGGATAATCTAAAAAAAGCAGGGGTAAAAATGGGAGTTTGCTCAAACAAACCTCACAAACCCACAAATGAAATTGTTGAAAAGTTATTTGGATGTGAGTATTTTGACGTAGTCTTTGGTGAGAGAGATGGAATACCACGTAAGCCGGATCCGGCTTCACTGACAGAAGCGGCTGAAAGTTTGGGAGTTGCACCGAGTAAGACAATATATGTTGGAGATTCAGGCGGTGATATGGAGTCGGCTAACAGGGCAGGCATGCTGGCAGCAGGTGTATTATGGGGATTCCGGGAGCAAGAGGAATTAATAGCATGCGGCGGAAAGATATTGCTGTCTTCGCCTACTGAACTGGTAGACTTTATAACCGGCACTAACAAGGATTAA
- a CDS encoding methyl-accepting chemotaxis protein, translating into MIVTRICRKIKNINIRLRIQLLIVLITVTLIPIIAVSTTTYITTIGKIKELSLNNLKSDSYNTMNNIEVKIKSLDSTIKGVASQPDFLVGLEMANSINAKMDTATYSGIQLSMKNVVEGSEGLIDTMYLCNKSGKVIASAAKKTKTSGIVKFYDMQLFERIKTDTKNEVIVGNCIILKEANKEVIPVTRAVKSLAGFSGTITALVDYDKFFKLDNNKIKSEIIILDSGFKVFFGTDNSKINSKNPIKGAVYNESITYTDSGIKKIAHLEKSGLANWIVCAQMNYNIVMQPVKQYILILIIVLVLSLLLATIISIIYSKYISNPVVELTTQIKKIEEGFLEVDFNEKSNILEINSLRNAFKKMVSNLNTLISGISSASREIDEMSALMYSEASESFEKSEYTLKSVSNININIKNQADNTSYAAAEIKSLAEQIATTREHSNNVYNFLDGLNNSAERGKSQMDKLEANSTLNLQSISKMNKMIIGLQAQMQQINTITATIQSIAKQTQLLSLNARIEASRAGESGKGFAVVAEEIKELSNQTNSQAGVIRKMIESIVHNSNNLSMSFEEVSTGTDTQNSCINETKECFLEIKKNIDNINTRLFNITDYLHEMDKQKDNLVLLVDQINNAAEEIANSSDDVHQYTKNNISSVKKVHEKSNIFKNLSKKLNSSVGLFKV; encoded by the coding sequence ATGATTGTGACAAGAATATGCAGAAAAATAAAAAACATTAATATAAGACTTCGTATACAACTTCTTATAGTACTTATAACGGTAACACTTATTCCAATAATTGCAGTAAGCACTACAACTTATATAACAACCATAGGAAAAATAAAAGAACTTTCATTAAACAATCTTAAATCTGATTCCTATAACACTATGAACAATATAGAAGTAAAAATAAAAAGTTTGGACAGTACCATTAAGGGAGTAGCTTCTCAGCCCGACTTTTTAGTTGGACTTGAAATGGCCAACAGTATTAATGCTAAAATGGATACAGCAACGTACAGCGGGATTCAGCTTTCAATGAAAAATGTAGTAGAAGGCTCAGAAGGACTTATTGATACAATGTACTTGTGCAATAAAAGTGGAAAAGTCATTGCTTCGGCTGCCAAAAAAACCAAAACATCGGGTATAGTAAAATTCTACGATATGCAGCTTTTTGAAAGAATAAAAACAGATACAAAGAATGAAGTTATAGTAGGAAATTGCATTATATTAAAAGAAGCGAACAAAGAGGTAATACCAGTTACGAGAGCAGTCAAAAGTCTTGCAGGATTCAGCGGAACAATAACTGCATTGGTGGACTATGATAAATTCTTCAAACTTGACAATAACAAAATAAAAAGCGAAATTATTATATTGGACAGTGGGTTTAAAGTTTTTTTTGGCACGGACAACAGTAAAATAAACAGCAAAAACCCAATTAAAGGAGCTGTATATAATGAAAGTATTACTTATACGGATTCTGGAATAAAAAAAATAGCCCATTTGGAGAAATCAGGTCTTGCAAATTGGATAGTATGTGCTCAAATGAACTATAACATAGTTATGCAGCCTGTAAAGCAATATATTCTTATTCTTATAATAGTTTTAGTATTATCTCTTCTCCTTGCCACAATTATCTCCATTATTTATTCTAAATATATTTCAAACCCTGTAGTTGAACTTACCACACAAATAAAGAAAATTGAAGAAGGCTTTCTGGAAGTTGACTTTAACGAGAAAAGCAATATATTAGAAATAAACAGTTTAAGAAATGCATTCAAAAAAATGGTAAGTAATCTGAATACACTTATATCCGGTATCAGTTCAGCATCAAGGGAAATAGATGAAATGTCCGCTCTTATGTATAGTGAGGCCAGTGAATCATTTGAAAAATCAGAATACACTCTAAAATCAGTTTCAAACATAAATATCAATATAAAGAATCAAGCAGACAATACAAGTTATGCAGCAGCGGAAATAAAAAGTCTGGCAGAGCAGATTGCTACAACAAGGGAACACTCAAACAATGTCTACAACTTTCTTGACGGACTCAACAATTCAGCGGAAAGGGGTAAGAGCCAAATGGATAAGCTGGAGGCAAATTCAACACTAAATCTTCAAAGTATAAGTAAAATGAATAAAATGATAATCGGACTTCAGGCACAAATGCAACAAATAAATACTATAACTGCTACAATTCAGAGTATAGCTAAACAAACACAACTGTTGTCACTTAATGCCAGAATAGAGGCTTCGAGAGCAGGAGAGTCAGGAAAAGGATTTGCAGTAGTGGCTGAAGAAATTAAGGAACTATCTAACCAGACGAACTCACAGGCAGGGGTAATAAGAAAAATGATTGAGAGTATTGTACACAATTCAAATAACCTTAGCATGAGTTTTGAAGAGGTAAGTACAGGAACAGACACACAAAACAGCTGTATAAATGAAACTAAAGAGTGCTTTCTGGAAATCAAGAAGAATATAGACAATATAAATACTCGCCTTTTTAATATAACTGATTATTTGCATGAAATGGATAAGCAAAAGGATAATCTTGTATTGCTGGTAGATCAAATTAATAATGCTGCCGAAGAGATAGCAAATAGTTCTGACGATGTGCATCAGTACACTAAAAATAATATTAGTTCCGTAAAAAAAGTCCATGAAAAATCAAACATATTTAAGAACTTATCCAAAAAGTTGAATTCATCTGTAGGGTTATTCAAAGTTTAA
- the pstC gene encoding phosphate ABC transporter permease subunit PstC — MTDTTNNFQNKKAVNNRIKRMRASNVIARSILFLFAIVTILTTIGIIVSLLKDSIGFFSNVSITDFLFGRKWTPLFSNPSFGVLPLVMGTLIITLVSAVISIPIGLFTAIYLSEYANKRVRKVIKPILEVLAGIPSIVFGYFALTLITPLLKAFIPQTEIFNALSASIAVGIMTIPLVSSLSEDALRAVPDSLRQGALALGSTKMETSLKVVVPAAISGISASFVLAISRAIGETMIVTIAAGARPNLTFNPLESMQTMTSFIVQASQGDNPHGTVGYYSLFAVGLLLFIITLGLNILSHYMVEKYRKEY; from the coding sequence ATGACAGATACGACAAATAATTTTCAAAATAAAAAAGCTGTAAACAACAGGATTAAAAGAATGAGGGCATCAAATGTAATAGCCAGAAGCATCCTGTTTTTGTTTGCAATAGTTACAATATTAACTACTATCGGAATCATCGTTTCACTTTTAAAGGATTCTATTGGTTTTTTTTCAAATGTATCAATTACAGACTTCCTTTTTGGACGGAAATGGACACCTTTATTTAGCAACCCCAGTTTCGGAGTACTGCCGTTGGTAATGGGAACATTAATAATAACACTAGTATCAGCGGTTATATCAATCCCTATAGGCTTGTTTACTGCAATATACCTCAGCGAGTACGCCAATAAAAGAGTAAGAAAGGTTATAAAGCCTATTCTGGAGGTTTTGGCAGGAATTCCTTCAATAGTATTCGGATACTTTGCATTGACCTTGATTACACCTTTACTTAAAGCATTTATACCACAGACAGAAATTTTCAATGCACTCAGTGCCAGTATTGCAGTTGGTATTATGACCATACCTCTGGTTTCTTCACTGAGCGAGGATGCATTAAGAGCTGTTCCAGACAGTTTAAGGCAGGGGGCACTTGCTTTAGGTTCAACTAAAATGGAAACCTCCTTGAAAGTAGTGGTTCCGGCTGCAATATCGGGAATTTCCGCATCCTTTGTTCTTGCAATTTCAAGAGCTATAGGGGAAACAATGATTGTAACAATTGCTGCTGGAGCAAGGCCGAACCTTACATTTAATCCTTTAGAGAGCATGCAGACCATGACTTCATTTATAGTACAGGCCAGTCAGGGAGACAACCCTCATGGAACAGTAGGCTACTATTCATTATTTGCGGTAGGCCTGCTGCTGTTTATTATTACATTGGGACTTAATATTCTTTCTCATTATATGGTTGAAAAATACAGGAAGGAATATTAA
- a CDS encoding pyridoxamine 5'-phosphate oxidase family protein: protein MRRRDRQVTELTEIIEIIERCDVCRIALSDDNMPYIVPMNFGYEVVDSNIIIYLHCANEGRKLDILKKNNRVCFEMDCKHRLVTGTNACDCTMDFESVIGDAVVYIVVNNEDKIHGLNLIMKKYTQKNDYTYDENHLKGVTVLKLVSTGFTAKRK, encoded by the coding sequence ATGAGAAGAAGAGACAGACAAGTTACTGAATTGACTGAGATAATTGAAATTATAGAAAGATGTGATGTTTGCAGAATTGCTTTATCAGATGATAATATGCCGTATATTGTGCCTATGAATTTTGGTTACGAGGTTGTGGATAGTAATATTATTATATACTTGCATTGTGCAAATGAAGGAAGAAAGCTTGACATATTAAAAAAGAACAATAGGGTATGTTTTGAAATGGATTGTAAACATAGGTTGGTAACCGGAACAAATGCATGTGACTGTACAATGGATTTCGAAAGTGTTATAGGAGATGCTGTTGTATATATAGTAGTAAATAATGAAGATAAAATTCATGGTTTGAACCTTATAATGAAAAAATACACTCAAAAGAATGACTACACATATGACGAAAATCACCTTAAAGGTGTAACGGTTTTAAAACTTGTTTCAACAGGATTTACTGCAAAAAGAAAATAG
- the pstA gene encoding phosphate ABC transporter permease PstA: protein MNQIKYRKMKNSIFHGVIFCITLIGIVVLVILLADIIMRGVPYLTKHFFTNFPSRFPKKAGILPGIYGSIYIILLTILFSVPIGLGTAVYLEEYAKKNRFTKFIKINISNLSGTPSIVYGLLGLTVFVKTLGLGKSVLAGALTMSLVVLPIVIVASQEAIKAVPQYLRHGSYALGATKWQTIRKIVIPAALPGIFTGVILSVSRALGETAPLIMVGAATYVSKLPEGLNSIFTALPMQIYYWMGLPKEQFKDLAAAGIIVLLGILLTTNAIAIVLRNKYQKSIE, encoded by the coding sequence ATGAATCAGATTAAGTATAGGAAAATGAAAAATTCTATTTTTCACGGAGTAATATTTTGTATAACATTGATAGGAATAGTAGTACTCGTTATTCTGCTGGCTGATATTATCATGAGAGGTGTACCATATCTTACAAAACACTTTTTTACTAACTTTCCGTCCCGTTTTCCAAAAAAAGCAGGAATACTGCCAGGCATATACGGAAGTATATACATTATATTGCTAACGATACTTTTTTCAGTTCCTATAGGGTTGGGGACAGCAGTATACTTAGAGGAATACGCGAAAAAGAATCGCTTTACCAAATTTATAAAAATAAATATATCAAATCTGTCAGGTACTCCGTCAATTGTATACGGTTTACTTGGACTTACTGTTTTTGTAAAAACACTTGGTTTAGGAAAAAGTGTTTTAGCAGGAGCATTAACCATGTCGTTAGTTGTATTACCTATAGTAATAGTAGCATCTCAGGAGGCCATTAAAGCTGTACCACAGTATTTGAGACACGGTTCCTATGCCCTTGGTGCTACAAAGTGGCAGACCATCAGAAAAATAGTTATACCGGCGGCACTTCCCGGAATATTTACAGGTGTCATACTATCCGTATCAAGGGCGTTGGGAGAGACTGCACCGCTTATTATGGTAGGGGCGGCGACTTATGTTTCAAAACTTCCTGAAGGATTAAACTCAATATTTACAGCATTACCTATGCAAATCTATTATTGGATGGGGCTTCCCAAAGAACAGTTTAAGGATTTGGCTGCTGCAGGTATTATAGTGCTTCTGGGAATTCTTTTAACAACAAATGCAATTGCTATTGTTCTGAGGAATAAATATCAAAAATCCATAGAATAA
- the argJ gene encoding bifunctional glutamate N-acetyltransferase/amino-acid acetyltransferase ArgJ, with the protein MNIIDGGVTAPKGFKAAGVACGTKKNNRKDLAIVCSEDTAVASGVFTTNVVKGHSLQVSMEHIKNGFARAIVINSGNANACVGETGYKDAKEMAELTAELLQCDAQDILVNSTGVIGTKLNMPSIRSGIRSAVNALSSQGGSDAEEAIMTTDLMPKEIAVDIELQGETVRIGGIAKGSGMIHPNMATMIGIITTDANISRSLLDKALKQCVKKTFNRVSVDGDTSVCDSVFVLANGFADNDAIVKEDYEYSKFVDAMMFVCTYLAKLIAKDGEGATKLIEVQVDGAGDENDAYKVVSAVAKSPLVKTAIFGEDANWGRIFTAVGYSGASFDPNLTDIYLGDILVCRNGTAANFDESAVKEILKKKEIVIKINLKKGNVSDRIWTCDFSYDYVKINGSYRS; encoded by the coding sequence ATGAATATTATTGATGGTGGTGTTACTGCTCCCAAAGGCTTTAAAGCCGCAGGAGTTGCCTGTGGAACAAAGAAAAATAACAGAAAAGATCTTGCTATAGTTTGTTCTGAGGATACAGCTGTTGCGTCAGGGGTGTTTACAACCAATGTTGTTAAAGGACACTCCCTGCAGGTTTCAATGGAACATATTAAAAATGGTTTTGCTAGAGCTATTGTAATCAACAGTGGAAATGCCAACGCCTGTGTTGGTGAAACAGGGTACAAGGATGCAAAGGAAATGGCCGAGTTAACTGCCGAACTTTTGCAGTGTGATGCTCAGGATATTCTTGTTAATTCTACCGGAGTAATAGGTACAAAGCTAAATATGCCTTCCATAAGATCAGGTATACGTTCAGCGGTTAATGCTCTCAGCTCTCAAGGCGGGTCAGATGCTGAAGAAGCCATTATGACTACTGATTTGATGCCAAAGGAAATCGCCGTTGATATAGAACTTCAAGGTGAAACCGTTCGCATTGGCGGTATTGCAAAGGGTTCAGGAATGATTCATCCTAACATGGCTACTATGATAGGTATAATCACAACAGATGCAAATATATCAAGAAGCCTTCTGGATAAAGCACTTAAGCAATGTGTAAAAAAGACTTTTAACAGAGTTTCGGTAGATGGAGACACCAGTGTTTGTGATTCTGTTTTTGTATTAGCTAACGGTTTTGCAGATAATGATGCCATTGTAAAGGAAGACTATGAGTATTCAAAATTTGTTGATGCAATGATGTTTGTCTGTACTTATCTCGCAAAGCTAATAGCTAAAGACGGTGAAGGAGCTACAAAGCTTATTGAAGTTCAAGTTGACGGTGCCGGTGATGAAAACGATGCCTATAAGGTTGTAAGTGCAGTTGCTAAATCTCCATTAGTTAAAACTGCTATTTTCGGTGAAGATGCCAACTGGGGAAGAATCTTTACGGCAGTAGGATATTCAGGTGCTTCATTTGACCCTAATCTTACAGATATCTATTTAGGAGATATTCTTGTCTGTCGAAATGGAACAGCCGCTAATTTTGATGAATCTGCTGTAAAAGAGATACTCAAGAAAAAAGAAATTGTTATTAAAATAAATCTTAAAAAAGGAAATGTGTCAGACAGAATATGGACTTGTGATTTTTCATATGATTATGTTAAGATAAACGGAAGTTACAGAAGTTAA
- a CDS encoding PstS family phosphate ABC transporter substrate-binding protein has translation MVKLVNIKKVVSLALGVALTLSLTACGSGTKNDNVGNANLSGKIVIDGSSTVYPVTSAVAEEFQIEQPEVEVSVAMSGTGGGMKKFTAGEIDICDASRKIKPEEEEALKAKGIEYVELEIAYDGISVVVNKDNTWAESITVDELNKIWGKDSKVKTWKEVNPAWPDEPIKLYGPGTDSGTFEFFTEMINKKAKESRTDYTPSEDDNVLVQGIAGDKDAMGYFGFAYYEENQDSLKVLKIDSGKGPVEPTIKTIKDKTYSPLSRPLYIYVNKDKLSKSPLKEFVKFYLDNAEQLTQEVGYIPLESYDAEKAKIK, from the coding sequence ATGGTTAAATTAGTAAATATCAAAAAAGTGGTTTCATTAGCGTTAGGGGTAGCCTTAACTTTATCATTAACAGCTTGCGGGAGCGGCACTAAAAATGATAATGTTGGGAACGCCAATCTAAGCGGGAAGATAGTTATAGACGGTTCAAGTACCGTTTATCCGGTAACATCAGCTGTCGCTGAAGAATTTCAAATCGAGCAGCCTGAGGTTGAAGTATCGGTAGCCATGTCAGGAACTGGCGGTGGTATGAAAAAGTTCACAGCAGGGGAAATTGATATATGTGATGCTTCCAGAAAAATAAAGCCGGAAGAAGAAGAAGCTTTAAAAGCAAAGGGCATAGAATATGTAGAACTTGAAATTGCATATGACGGAATTTCTGTTGTTGTTAACAAAGATAATACTTGGGCTGAATCTATTACTGTTGATGAACTGAATAAAATCTGGGGCAAGGATAGTAAAGTAAAAACATGGAAAGAAGTAAATCCTGCATGGCCAGACGAGCCTATAAAACTATATGGACCGGGTACGGATTCAGGTACATTTGAATTCTTTACCGAAATGATTAATAAAAAGGCAAAGGAATCAAGAACTGATTACACTCCAAGTGAAGACGACAATGTTCTGGTACAGGGTATTGCAGGTGACAAGGATGCAATGGGTTATTTCGGGTTTGCTTACTATGAAGAAAATCAGGATTCATTAAAAGTGTTGAAAATTGATTCAGGAAAGGGACCTGTTGAACCAACTATAAAAACAATTAAAGATAAAACCTATAGTCCTTTGTCAAGACCATTGTATATTTATGTCAACAAAGATAAGCTTAGTAAATCCCCTCTTAAAGAATTTGTAAAATTCTATCTGGATAATGCTGAACAATTAACTCAAGAAGTAGGATATATACCTCTCGAAAGCTACGATGCCGAAAAAGCCAAGATCAAATAA
- a CDS encoding chemotaxis protein CheW, translated as MSTQLVLFKINNEIFAISINNVNIIERITDIYKVPDTPEYIDGLINLRGKVHTVFNLRKKFGYAPKESDDNTRIIILNHQSNIGLLVDEVMEIFSAEDTEVKPAPELISGISGKFFSGVIERDGRIVLILDLEKLFEVK; from the coding sequence ATGTCTACACAGTTGGTTTTATTTAAGATAAACAATGAAATATTTGCAATTAGTATAAATAACGTAAATATAATCGAAAGAATTACAGATATTTACAAAGTTCCTGATACACCTGAATATATTGATGGATTGATTAACTTAAGAGGAAAAGTCCATACAGTTTTTAATTTAAGAAAGAAGTTTGGATATGCGCCAAAAGAGTCTGATGACAATACTAGAATTATCATATTGAATCATCAATCAAACATTGGTCTCCTCGTTGATGAAGTAATGGAAATATTCAGTGCAGAAGATACGGAAGTAAAGCCTGCTCCTGAACTTATTTCAGGCATTTCAGGCAAATTTTTCAGCGGTGTTATTGAAAGAGACGGTCGTATAGTACTTATTCTTGATCTTGAAAAATTGTTTGAAGTTAAATAA